From the genome of Lotus japonicus ecotype B-129 chromosome 6, LjGifu_v1.2, one region includes:
- the LOC130725982 gene encoding divinyl chlorophyllide a 8-vinyl-reductase, chloroplastic: MSLCYPSNLITLHSPKHQSLSFTFSSESSHFIKLLKVSSTPHKPIKFSRETLKLSASLTPSQAVNTTPSSYRNKNPKDVNVLVVGSTGYIGKFVVTELVKRGFNVIAVAREKSGTKGSNDKDATLSQLRGANVCFSDVTNLDNLEESLNSLGVSFDVVVSCLASRNGGVKDSWKIDYEATKNSLVAGRKRGASHFVLLSAICVQKPLLEFQRAKLKFEEELMKEAEEDEGFSYSIVRPTAFFKSLGGQVELVKDGKPYVMFGDGRLCACKPISEPDLASFIVDCVLSEDKINKVLPIGGPGKALTPLEQGEMLFKLVGKKPNFLKVPIGIMDFAIGVLDNLVKVFPSLEDAAEFGKIGRYYAVESMLILDPETGEYSAEKTPSYGNDTLEDFFARVLREGMAGQELGEQIMF; this comes from the coding sequence ATGTCCCTTTGTTATCCTTCCAATTTGATCACACTCCACTCACCCAAGCATCAAAGCCTTTCCTTCACTTTCTCTTCAGAGTCTTCTCACTTCATCAAGCTACTCAAGGTAAGCTCAACTCCTCACAAACCCATTAAGTTTAGCAGAGAAACATTGAAACTTTCTGCCTCTCTCACACCATCTCAAGCTGTTAACACCACCCCATCTTCATACAGAAACAAGAATCCAAAAGATGTTAATGTCTTGGTGGTGGGTTCAACTGGGTATATAGGAAAATTTGTGGTGACAGAGTTGGTTAAAAGAGGATTTAATGTTATAGCAGTTGCTAGGGAGAAGAGTGGTACTAAGGGTAGCAATGACAAGGATGCAACATTGTCTCAGTTAAGAGGGGCCAATGTGTGTTTCTCAGATGTGACCAATTTGGATAATTTGGAAGAGTCTTTGAATAGTTTAGGTGTTTCCTTTGATGTGGTTGTGTCATGCCTTGCTAGTAGGAATGGAGGGGTGAAGGACTCATGGAAGATTGATTATGAGGCAACAAAGAATAGTCTTGTTGCTGGTAGGAAGCGTGGTGCTTCTCATTTTGTGTTGCTTTCAGCAATTTGTGTGCAGAAGCCCCTTCTCGAGTTTCAGCGCGCAAAGCTGAAGTTCGAGGAGGAGCTGATGAAGGAAGCTGAAGAGGATGAGGGGTTCAGTTATAGCATAGTGAGACCAACTGCATTTTTCAAGAGTTTAGGTGGTCAGGTTGAGTTGGTGAAGGATGGGAAGCCTTATGTGATGTTTGGAGATGGGAGGCTTTGTGCTTGTAAACCCATAAGTGAGCCAGATTTGGCTTCTTTTATTGTGGATTGTGTGCTGAGTGAGGACAAAATTAATAAGGTTTTACCAATTGGAGGGCCAGGGAAGGCATTGACTCCATTGGAACAAGGGGAAATGTTGTTTAAGCTTGTGGGGAAGAAGCCTAATTTCTTGAAAGTTCCAATTGGGATAATGGATTTTGCCATTGGGGTGCTTGACAACCTTGTGAAGGTGTTTCCTTCACTGGAAGATGCTGCTGAGTTCGGGAAAATTGGAAGGTACTATGCTGTGGAAAGCATGTTGATTTTGGACCCCGAGACTGGAGAGTATAGTGCGGAGAAGACACCTAGCTATGGAAATGATACATTGGAAGACTTTTTTGCAAGGGTGCTCAGGGAGGGGATGGCTGGTCAGGAGCTAGGTGAGCAAATAATGTTTTGA